A stretch of the Rosa rugosa chromosome 5, drRosRugo1.1, whole genome shotgun sequence genome encodes the following:
- the LOC133711704 gene encoding secreted RxLR effector protein 161-like, translated as MKDLGEASYVLGIEIKRDRKQGLLGLSQENYISKFLKRFGIETCANCEVPMSKGDKLTKNQCPKTDIEKTEMESIPYARLVGSLMYAQVCTRPDLSFAVGMLSTFQSNSGHEHWTAGKKVMRYLQRTKDHMLVYKRVKKLELVGFTDSDFAGNYPTSMKSTCGYVYLLVGGTVAWKTMKQSLIATSTMQANVIAIYEGVCKDLKFYSIRKRVKDGEVEISGIKTGDQLADPFTKALLVAAFKEHSRNMGILSSFQDA; from the exons atgaaggatCTGGGAGAAGCATCATATGTACTAGGAATTGAGATTAAGAGAGATAGAAAGCAGGGATTGTTGGGATTGTCTCAAGAAaattatatttcaaaatttctgAAGAGATTTGGAATCGAAACCTGTGCTAATTGTGAAGTTCCAATGTCTAAgggagataaactaaccaaaaATCAGTGTCCTAAAACTGATATTGAGAAAACTGAAATGGAGTCAATACCATATGCTAGGCTAGTAGGGAGTttgatgtatgcacaagtctgtacaagaccagacttgtcttttgcagttggAATGCTATCTACGTTTCAGTCAAATTCTGGACATGAGCATTGGACAGCTGGTAAGAAAGTTATGAGGTACCTGCAAAGGACCAAAGACCATATGCTTGTGTATAAACGTGTGAAAAAGCTTGAACTAGTTGGCTTTACAGATTCTGACTTTGCTGGGAATTATCCTACATCTATGAAGTCAACTTGTGGCTATGTTTATTTGCTAGTAGGTGGTACAGTAGCTTGGAAAACAATGAAGCAGTCATTGATAGCTACTTCCACCATGCAAGCAAATGTGATAGCTATATATGAAGGAGTTTGTAAAG ATTTGAAATTCTATAGTATTAGGAAGAGAGTTAAAGATGGTGAAGTGGAAATTTCTGGAATCAAGACAGGTGACCAGCTTGCAGATCCATTTACTAAAGCATTGTTAGTAGCAGCTTTTAAGGAGCATTCCAGGAATATGGGAATTCTGTCGAGTTTTCAAGATGCTTAA